In Xanthomonas sacchari, a genomic segment contains:
- the rluD gene encoding 23S rRNA pseudouridine(1911/1915/1917) synthase RluD, producing the protein MPNTPPDLPEDAVSDGPRQARVPDHAAGRRFDAVLAELFPEYSRSRLAEWIKSGDALLDGAPARPRDPLRGGEIASLHAVLDTQTHALPEDIPLEVLYEDDQVIVLNKPAGLVVHPGAGNPSGTLVNALLYRDPGLSALPRAGIVHRLDKDTSGAMVVARTLQAHTSLVAQLSARDVHRQYLAVVVGALVSGGTANAPIDRHPRDRLRMAVREDGRDAVTHYRLRERFRAHTALECRLETGRTHQIRVHMAHLKHPIVGDPLYGGPLKLPKGASEELIGELRGFKRQALHAETLEFKHPLSGEPVRATAAVPADLQQLLASLRADAQAAAERARR; encoded by the coding sequence ATGCCCAATACCCCCCCGGACCTCCCCGAGGACGCCGTCAGCGACGGCCCGCGCCAGGCGCGCGTCCCCGACCACGCCGCCGGCCGCCGTTTCGACGCGGTGCTGGCCGAACTGTTCCCCGAATACTCGCGTTCGCGCCTGGCCGAATGGATCAAGTCCGGCGACGCCCTGCTCGACGGCGCGCCGGCGCGGCCGCGCGACCCGCTGCGCGGCGGCGAGATCGCCAGCCTGCACGCGGTGCTGGACACCCAGACCCACGCCCTGCCCGAGGACATCCCGCTGGAGGTGCTGTACGAGGACGACCAGGTCATCGTGCTGAACAAGCCGGCCGGGCTGGTCGTGCACCCGGGCGCCGGCAATCCCAGCGGCACCCTGGTCAACGCCTTGCTGTACCGCGACCCGGGACTGTCGGCGCTGCCGCGCGCCGGCATCGTGCACCGCCTGGACAAGGACACCAGCGGCGCCATGGTGGTGGCGCGGACCCTGCAGGCGCATACCTCGCTGGTCGCGCAGCTGTCCGCGCGCGACGTGCACCGGCAATACCTGGCGGTGGTGGTGGGGGCGCTGGTCTCCGGCGGCACCGCCAACGCGCCGATCGACCGCCACCCGCGCGACCGCCTGCGCATGGCGGTGCGCGAGGACGGCCGCGACGCGGTCACCCACTACCGGCTGCGCGAGCGCTTCCGCGCCCACACCGCGCTGGAATGCCGCCTGGAGACCGGCCGCACCCACCAGATCCGCGTGCACATGGCGCACCTGAAGCACCCGATCGTCGGCGACCCGCTGTACGGCGGTCCGCTGAAGCTGCCCAAGGGCGCCAGCGAGGAACTGATCGGCGAACTGCGCGGCTTCAAGCGCCAGGCGCTGCACGCCGAGACCCTGGAGTTCAAGCATCCGCTCAGCGGCGAGCCGGTGCGCGCCACCGCGGCGGTGCCGGCCGACCTGCAGCAGTTGCTGGCCAGCCTGCGCGCCGATGCGCAGGCCGCCGCCGAGCGGGCACGGCGGTGA
- a CDS encoding glycine betaine ABC transporter substrate-binding protein has translation MAALGGLATLLGLPAAAEDAKVVVGSKNFTEAVVLGEIAAGAGRQAGVEVEHRRQLGGTRILWRALEQGSIDAYAEYTGTLAAELLQMPGADDAALQRALAQRGLAMSAPLGFDNTYAFGMRRQRAQALGIARLSDLAAHPTLKFGLSNEFVSRADGWPGVRAAYGLPQTPTGLDHDLAYRALDSGAIDLTDLYSTDAEIPAHDLLVLQDDKHYFPRYAAVFLYRADLAQRAPRFVQALQGLGGRIDAATMQRLNAEAKLDKRAESAIAADWLGIAAPAQDGRLQRLLQRTREHLALVGLSLGLALLVALPLGILAAHRPRLGQAVLALTGVLQTLPSLAVFVFMIPLFGIGAKPAIAALFLYSLLPIVRNTHAGLTGIARELRETAAALGLPPGTRLWRIELPLALRTILAGIKIAAVINVGTATLGALIGAGGYGQPILTGIRLDDLGLILEGAVPAALLALLVQGLFELLERVLTPRGLRLAARR, from the coding sequence ATGGCCGCGCTGGGCGGACTGGCCACGCTGCTGGGCCTGCCGGCCGCCGCCGAAGACGCCAAGGTGGTGGTCGGCTCGAAGAACTTCACCGAAGCGGTGGTGCTGGGCGAGATCGCCGCCGGCGCCGGGCGCCAGGCCGGGGTCGAGGTCGAGCACCGGCGCCAGCTCGGCGGCACCCGCATCCTGTGGCGCGCGCTGGAGCAAGGGTCGATCGACGCCTATGCCGAGTACACCGGCACCCTGGCCGCCGAGCTGCTGCAGATGCCGGGCGCCGACGACGCAGCCCTGCAGCGTGCGCTGGCGCAACGCGGCCTGGCGATGAGCGCGCCGCTAGGCTTCGACAACACCTATGCGTTCGGCATGCGCCGGCAACGCGCGCAGGCGCTGGGCATCGCGCGCCTGTCCGACCTGGCCGCGCATCCGACGCTCAAATTCGGGCTGAGCAACGAGTTCGTCTCGCGTGCCGACGGCTGGCCCGGCGTGCGCGCCGCCTACGGCCTGCCGCAGACGCCCACCGGCCTGGACCACGACCTCGCCTACCGCGCGCTGGACAGCGGCGCGATCGACCTCACCGACCTGTACAGCACCGACGCCGAAATCCCGGCGCACGACCTGTTGGTGCTGCAGGACGACAAGCACTACTTCCCGCGCTACGCCGCGGTGTTCCTGTACCGCGCCGACCTGGCGCAGCGCGCGCCGCGCTTCGTGCAGGCGCTGCAGGGACTGGGCGGGCGCATCGACGCGGCGACCATGCAACGGCTCAACGCCGAGGCCAAGCTCGACAAGCGCGCCGAGAGCGCGATCGCCGCGGACTGGCTGGGCATCGCCGCGCCGGCCCAGGACGGGCGCCTGCAGCGGCTGCTGCAGCGTACCCGCGAGCATCTGGCGCTGGTCGGGCTGTCGCTGGGCCTGGCCCTGCTGGTGGCGCTGCCGCTGGGCATTCTGGCCGCGCACCGGCCCCGGCTGGGCCAGGCGGTGCTGGCACTGACCGGCGTGCTGCAGACGCTGCCGTCGCTGGCGGTGTTCGTGTTCATGATCCCGCTGTTCGGCATCGGCGCCAAACCGGCGATCGCCGCGCTGTTCCTGTACAGCCTGCTGCCGATCGTGCGCAACACGCATGCCGGGCTCACCGGCATCGCCCGCGAGCTGCGCGAGACCGCCGCCGCGCTCGGCCTGCCGCCGGGCACCCGGCTATGGCGGATCGAACTGCCGCTGGCGCTGCGCACCATCCTCGCCGGCATCAAGATCGCGGCGGTGATCAACGTCGGCACCGCGACCCTGGGCGCGCTGATCGGCGCCGGCGGCTATGGCCAGCCGATCCTCACCGGCATCCGCCTGGACGATCTCGGCCTGATCCTGGAAGGCGCGGTGCCGGCCGCGCTGCTGGCACTGCTGGTGCAGGGCCTGTTCGAACTGTTGGAGCGGGTGCTGACCCCGCGCGGGTTGCGCCTGGCGGCGCGGCGGTGA
- a CDS encoding outer membrane protein assembly factor BamD, whose product MIRRSVPLSAHVRFIALLLVTLVVATGCHRQKKNPEEGMPVEQLYQKAHAQMESGNWAGAESSFKRLIAQYPYGNYTEQAMIESAYAQYKAGKHDDAVSTIDRFIRTYPTQRNIAYMYYLRGLSNSNRDTVFLRRVWSLDPSRRDLSTPQQAYADFNTVAERYPNSRYAADARERMIALRNVFAQHELDNALYYLRRDAWVSAASRATYLLETYPQSAYQYDAVAVLADAYTHLGNKTLAADARRVLELNDPQHPWLTGNWPKYPWMIRKLNPFAGEKSAATGQSNSQMQR is encoded by the coding sequence ATGATCCGACGCTCCGTCCCGCTGTCCGCGCACGTCCGTTTCATCGCCCTGCTGCTGGTCACGCTGGTCGTGGCGACGGGTTGCCACCGTCAGAAGAAGAACCCCGAGGAAGGCATGCCGGTGGAGCAGCTCTACCAGAAGGCGCATGCGCAGATGGAGAGCGGCAACTGGGCCGGCGCCGAGAGCAGCTTCAAGCGGCTGATCGCGCAGTACCCGTACGGCAACTACACCGAGCAGGCGATGATCGAGAGCGCCTACGCCCAGTACAAGGCCGGCAAGCACGACGACGCGGTGTCGACCATCGACCGCTTCATCCGCACCTACCCGACCCAGCGCAACATCGCCTACATGTACTACCTGCGCGGACTGTCCAACTCCAACCGCGACACGGTGTTCCTGCGCCGGGTGTGGTCGCTGGACCCCAGCCGCCGCGACCTGTCCACTCCGCAGCAGGCCTACGCCGACTTCAACACCGTCGCCGAGCGCTACCCGAACAGCCGCTACGCCGCCGACGCGCGCGAGCGCATGATCGCCCTGCGCAACGTGTTCGCCCAGCACGAGCTGGACAACGCGCTGTACTACCTGCGCCGCGACGCCTGGGTGTCGGCCGCCTCGCGCGCCACCTACCTGCTGGAGACCTACCCGCAGAGCGCGTACCAGTACGACGCGGTGGCGGTGCTGGCCGACGCCTACACCCACCTGGGCAACAAGACCCTGGCCGCCGATGCGCGCCGCGTGCTGGAGCTCAACGACCCGCAGCATCCGTGGCTGACCGGCAACTGGCCGAAGTACCCGTGGATGATCCGCAAGCTCAACCCGTTCGCCGGCGAGAAGTCCGCCGCCACCGGGCAGTCCAATTCGCAGATGCAGCGCTGA
- a CDS encoding DUF4166 domain-containing protein, with product MDRALTAPLFAQVLGPAFAQLPPVLRALHTPSPQSRYVGQAAVQRGRHRLLPLCAWLVRLPRTGPATPVEVVFRADARGERWERRFGAHAMPSRLWQHRGRLRERLGAVVFEFALRVDGAGIEWRAARAWAFGVLPLPKRWLAGVHCREDQRDGRYAFLIAVTLPWIGPFIRYEGWLAPA from the coding sequence GTGGATCGCGCCCTGACCGCGCCGCTGTTCGCGCAGGTGCTGGGGCCGGCATTCGCGCAGTTGCCGCCGGTGCTGCGCGCGCTGCACACCCCGTCGCCGCAGTCGCGCTATGTCGGCCAGGCCGCGGTGCAGCGCGGCCGCCATCGGCTGCTGCCGCTGTGCGCGTGGCTGGTGCGGCTGCCGCGCACCGGGCCGGCGACGCCGGTGGAGGTGGTGTTCCGCGCCGATGCCCGCGGCGAGCGCTGGGAGCGCCGCTTCGGTGCGCACGCCATGCCCTCGCGGCTGTGGCAGCACCGTGGCCGGCTGCGCGAGCGCCTGGGGGCGGTGGTGTTCGAATTCGCGCTGCGGGTCGATGGCGCCGGCATCGAATGGCGTGCGGCGCGGGCCTGGGCCTTCGGCGTGCTGCCGCTGCCGAAGCGCTGGCTGGCCGGCGTGCACTGCCGCGAAGACCAGCGCGACGGCCGCTACGCCTTCCTGATCGCGGTGACGCTGCCGTGGATCGGTCCGTTCATCCGCTACGAGGGCTGGCTTGCGCCGGCCTGA
- a CDS encoding aminotransferase class V-fold PLP-dependent enzyme — MSTTALRPDANTASAGELVDLDAAADAFALPAGVRYLDTASKGPRLHRVLAAGQAALAASITPWTLSFDAWRAQIEDLRALAADTLFGGDSEGVAMVPSAAYGLAIAARQVPLAPGDAVLLLDGQFPSNLLAWQQRCAESGAHLAVVRPAPGQDWTDAVLATLDAQPRVRVATLPNAYWRDGRLLDLDRIAPRVHAAGAMLVLDLSQSLGVLPVRLDAWRPDFVVSVGHKWLLGPMGLAWLWASPHWRAHGVPFEQHWQARDPGGDWQFPAEAPPPYRNGARRFDAGGVADPLRLAMADAALQQLQQWQPARIAQRLGELGAAFDAELRTLGAGDWIAPGHAPHVYALHPPASTMPALLRWLQHAQVVCTHRHGALRIAPYLQLTPEAMRGLAQEMLAAARA, encoded by the coding sequence ATGTCTACGACCGCCTTACGCCCCGACGCCAACACGGCTTCCGCCGGGGAGTTGGTCGACCTCGACGCCGCGGCGGATGCGTTCGCGTTGCCGGCCGGGGTGCGCTACCTGGACACCGCCAGCAAGGGGCCGCGCCTGCATCGGGTACTGGCCGCCGGGCAGGCGGCGCTGGCCGCGTCGATCACGCCGTGGACGCTGTCCTTCGATGCCTGGCGCGCGCAGATCGAGGACTTGCGTGCGCTGGCGGCGGACACCCTGTTCGGTGGCGACAGTGAAGGCGTGGCGATGGTGCCGTCGGCCGCCTACGGCCTGGCCATCGCGGCGCGGCAGGTGCCGTTGGCGCCGGGCGATGCGGTGCTGCTGCTCGACGGCCAGTTCCCGTCCAACCTGCTGGCCTGGCAGCAACGTTGTGCCGAGAGCGGCGCGCACCTTGCGGTGGTGCGGCCGGCGCCGGGCCAGGACTGGACCGACGCGGTGCTGGCCACGCTCGACGCGCAACCGCGCGTGCGCGTGGCGACCCTGCCCAATGCCTACTGGCGCGATGGCCGCCTGCTGGATCTGGACCGCATCGCGCCGCGGGTGCATGCGGCCGGCGCGATGCTGGTGCTGGACCTGAGCCAGAGCCTGGGCGTGCTGCCGGTGCGGCTGGACGCCTGGCGGCCGGACTTCGTGGTCTCGGTCGGGCACAAGTGGCTGCTCGGGCCGATGGGGCTGGCGTGGTTGTGGGCGTCGCCGCACTGGCGCGCGCACGGCGTGCCGTTCGAGCAGCACTGGCAGGCGCGCGACCCGGGCGGCGACTGGCAGTTTCCGGCCGAAGCGCCGCCGCCCTACCGCAACGGCGCGCGCCGCTTCGATGCCGGCGGCGTCGCCGATCCGCTGCGCCTGGCGATGGCCGACGCGGCGCTGCAGCAACTGCAGCAGTGGCAGCCGGCACGCATCGCGCAGCGGCTTGGCGAACTCGGCGCCGCGTTCGATGCGGAACTGCGGACGCTGGGAGCGGGCGACTGGATCGCGCCCGGGCACGCGCCGCACGTTTACGCGTTGCATCCACCGGCGTCGACGATGCCGGCGTTGCTGCGGTGGCTGCAGCACGCGCAGGTCGTCTGCACGCATCGGCACGGCGCCTTGCGCATTGCGCCGTACCTGCAATTGACGCCGGAGGCGATGCGCGGCCTGGCGCAGGAGATGCTGGCTGCGGCGCGTGCCTGA
- the pgeF gene encoding peptidoglycan editing factor PgeF codes for MIDFALPADWPAPPRIHALTTLREGAGASQPPFDRFNLGNRSAADGDDPATVQRNRDELAARLALPTPPHWLRQVHGVQVLRFDGPPHGTGIAAEPTADAAVTAEPGVVLAIMTADCLPVVFAARDGSEVGAAHAGWQGLAGGVLEATVAALRTPPAQLRAWLGPAAGPQRYEIGVEVREAFLRHAPAAASAFVATRPGHWLVDLYALARQRLAAAGMEPAQVFGGGLCTIADAQRFYSYRRDRRTGRMATLAWIAP; via the coding sequence ATGATCGACTTCGCCTTGCCGGCCGACTGGCCGGCCCCGCCGCGGATCCACGCCCTGACCACGCTGCGCGAGGGCGCCGGCGCCTCGCAGCCGCCGTTCGACCGGTTCAACCTGGGCAACCGCAGCGCCGCCGACGGCGACGACCCGGCCACGGTGCAGCGCAACCGCGACGAACTGGCGGCGCGGCTGGCGCTGCCGACGCCGCCGCACTGGCTGCGGCAGGTGCATGGCGTGCAGGTGCTGCGCTTCGACGGGCCGCCGCACGGCACCGGCATCGCCGCCGAGCCGACCGCCGATGCCGCGGTCACCGCCGAACCGGGGGTGGTGCTGGCGATCATGACCGCCGACTGCCTGCCGGTGGTGTTCGCCGCGCGCGACGGCAGCGAGGTCGGCGCCGCGCACGCCGGCTGGCAGGGCCTGGCCGGTGGCGTGCTGGAGGCCACCGTGGCCGCGTTGCGCACGCCGCCGGCGCAACTGCGGGCCTGGCTGGGGCCGGCCGCCGGGCCGCAGCGCTACGAGATCGGCGTCGAGGTACGCGAGGCCTTCCTGCGCCACGCTCCGGCGGCGGCCAGCGCCTTCGTCGCCACCCGTCCCGGACACTGGTTGGTGGATCTGTACGCGCTGGCGCGGCAGCGCCTGGCCGCGGCCGGCATGGAGCCGGCGCAGGTCTTCGGCGGTGGCCTGTGCACCATCGCCGATGCGCAGCGCTTCTACTCCTACCGGCGCGACCGCCGCACCGGCCGCATGGCGACCCTGGCGTGGATCGCGCCCTGA
- a CDS encoding thiol-disulfide oxidoreductase DCC family protein: MRRPEPTPAVAPAAPEDTAIVVFDGVCALCSRWVRFLLRHDRRGRYRFAAMQSPRGSALLREHGLDPADPLSFLLLTRHGALTDSDAAIAVIAGLGGGWRGLAVLRLLPRRWRDAGYRVLARNRHRWFGTTAQCFLPEPQQRARFLQ; this comes from the coding sequence TTGCGCCGGCCTGAGCCAACGCCGGCCGTGGCGCCGGCGGCGCCGGAGGACACGGCCATCGTCGTGTTCGACGGGGTCTGCGCGTTGTGCAGCCGCTGGGTGCGGTTCCTGCTGCGCCATGACCGCCGCGGCCGCTACCGCTTCGCGGCGATGCAGTCGCCGCGCGGCAGCGCGCTGTTGCGCGAGCACGGGCTGGATCCGGCCGATCCGCTGTCGTTCCTGCTGCTGACCCGGCATGGCGCCTTGACCGACTCGGACGCGGCGATCGCGGTGATCGCCGGGCTCGGCGGGGGATGGCGCGGCCTCGCGGTGCTGCGCCTGCTGCCGCGGCGCTGGCGCGACGCCGGCTACCGTGTGTTGGCGCGCAATCGCCATCGCTGGTTCGGCACCACCGCGCAGTGTTTCCTGCCGGAGCCGCAGCAGCGCGCGCGTTTCCTGCAGTGA
- a CDS encoding ATP-binding cassette domain-containing protein: MFELHGVTRRYGDTLALDRVDLRIAPGRTTALIGPSGAGKSSVLRLLLGLEWPDAGEVRFQGEPLRRATLLAQRRRIGYVIQEGGLFPHLSARDNAALLARTLGWAQPRIAARLHELAALCRLPEALLARYPAELSGGQRQRVGLIRALLLDPPVLLLDEPLGALDPIVRHELQTQMRELFALLGKTVVLVTHDVAEAAYLGDTLVLMRGGRVLQEGSARSLLEAPADPFVSQFLHAQRSLEEAR, translated from the coding sequence ATGTTCGAACTGCATGGTGTCACCCGCCGCTATGGCGACACGCTGGCGCTGGACCGGGTCGATCTGCGCATCGCCCCGGGCCGCACCACTGCCCTGATCGGCCCCAGCGGCGCCGGCAAGTCCAGCGTGCTGCGCCTGCTGCTGGGCCTGGAATGGCCGGACGCCGGCGAAGTGCGCTTCCAGGGCGAGCCGCTGCGCCGCGCCACCCTGCTGGCGCAGCGCCGGCGCATCGGCTACGTGATCCAGGAGGGTGGCCTGTTCCCGCACCTGAGTGCGCGCGACAACGCCGCCTTGCTGGCGCGCACGCTGGGCTGGGCGCAGCCGCGCATCGCGGCGCGCCTGCACGAACTGGCTGCGCTGTGCCGCCTGCCGGAAGCGCTGCTGGCGCGTTACCCGGCCGAGCTGTCCGGCGGCCAGCGCCAGCGCGTGGGCCTGATCCGGGCGCTGTTGCTGGACCCGCCGGTGCTGCTGCTGGACGAGCCGCTGGGCGCGCTCGACCCGATCGTGCGCCACGAGTTGCAGACGCAGATGCGCGAGCTGTTCGCGCTACTCGGCAAGACCGTGGTGCTGGTGACCCACGATGTCGCCGAGGCCGCCTACCTCGGCGATACCCTGGTGCTGATGCGCGGCGGCCGCGTGCTGCAGGAAGGCAGCGCGCGCAGCCTGCTGGAGGCGCCGGCCGACCCTTTCGTGAGCCAGTTCCTGCATGCGCAGCGCAGCCTGGAGGAGGCGCGGTGA
- the egtB gene encoding ergothioneine biosynthesis protein EgtB: MQAISPASPPSPIASAATLADRLRRVRARSRHLAAPLSEEDAMVQSMDDASPAKWHLAHTTWFFERFVLGADPEYRARDPQWDYLFNSYYQSIGPAHARPHRGLLSRPSLAKVLDYRTEIETRVLAQLQAGTLAPQTLQILELGLQHEQQHQELLLTDIKHAFWRNPLGPAYRTDLATQRAPASALRWLQRDEQISEIGAAPWPAHAGFAYDNESPRHRVLVPAHALASRPVSNAEYAEFIADGGYRSVGLWLSDGWARRCAEDWQRPLYWHADGVREFTLGGWRKRDPHAPVCHLSLFEADAYARWAGARLPTEAEWEQAATGVAIAGNFVETDALHPQPAAPADAGLQQLFGDVWEWTGSAYLPYPGFRPWSGTLGEYNGKFMNAQWVLRGGSCATPHDHLRASYRNFFPSDARWQFAGVRLAKDPA, translated from the coding sequence ATGCAAGCGATCTCTCCGGCGTCACCGCCTTCGCCCATCGCGTCCGCTGCGACGCTGGCGGACCGCCTGCGCCGCGTGCGCGCCCGCAGCCGTCATCTCGCCGCGCCATTGAGCGAAGAAGACGCGATGGTGCAGAGCATGGACGACGCCAGTCCGGCCAAATGGCACCTGGCGCACACCACCTGGTTCTTCGAGCGTTTCGTGCTCGGCGCCGATCCGGAGTACCGCGCGCGCGATCCGCAGTGGGACTACCTGTTCAACAGCTACTACCAGAGCATCGGCCCGGCGCACGCGCGCCCGCACCGCGGCCTGCTGTCGCGGCCATCGCTGGCGAAGGTGCTGGACTACCGCACGGAGATCGAAACGCGCGTGCTGGCGCAGTTGCAGGCCGGCACCCTGGCGCCGCAGACGCTGCAGATCCTGGAGCTGGGCCTGCAGCACGAGCAGCAGCACCAGGAACTGCTGCTGACCGACATCAAGCACGCGTTCTGGCGCAATCCGCTGGGCCCGGCGTATCGCACTGACCTGGCGACGCAGCGCGCGCCGGCGTCCGCGCTGCGCTGGCTGCAGCGCGACGAGCAGATCAGCGAGATCGGTGCCGCGCCGTGGCCGGCGCATGCCGGCTTCGCCTACGACAACGAATCGCCGCGGCATCGCGTGCTGGTGCCGGCGCATGCGCTGGCCAGCCGCCCGGTGAGCAATGCCGAGTACGCCGAGTTCATCGCCGACGGCGGCTACCGCTCGGTCGGCCTGTGGCTCAGCGACGGCTGGGCACGGCGCTGCGCCGAGGACTGGCAGCGCCCGCTGTACTGGCATGCCGATGGCGTGCGCGAATTCACCCTCGGCGGCTGGCGCAAACGCGATCCGCATGCGCCGGTGTGCCATCTCAGCCTGTTCGAGGCCGACGCCTACGCGCGCTGGGCCGGCGCGCGCCTGCCGACCGAAGCGGAGTGGGAACAGGCGGCCACCGGCGTCGCCATCGCCGGCAACTTCGTCGAGACCGATGCGCTGCACCCGCAGCCGGCGGCGCCGGCCGATGCCGGCCTGCAACAGCTGTTCGGCGACGTCTGGGAATGGACCGGCAGCGCCTACCTGCCCTACCCCGGCTTCCGCCCGTGGTCGGGCACGCTGGGCGAATACAACGGCAAGTTCATGAACGCGCAGTGGGTGTTGCGCGGCGGCAGTTGCGCCACGCCGCACGATCACCTGCGCGCCAGCTACCGCAACTTCTTCCCCTCCGATGCGCGGTGGCAGTTCGCCGGCGTGCGCCTGGCCAAGGATCCCGCATGA